In Campylobacter sp. RM16187, the DNA window AAGTCAAAGTATTAGACGAGTTAGAGCAAATTTACGATCAAAACGGTAACCTCATCGCTAGCGACTTTAAAGATTTTTCAAGGCAAAACATCTTAGCTAAGTTTAAAAGCCTTGAAAATTTCATAACAAGCTGGGACGCGCAAAGCAAAAAACAAGCTATTGTCAATGAGTTAAAAGATCACGGCGTATTATTAGATGAGCTAAAGATAAAGCCTGAGTTTGTAAATTTAGATGAGTTTGATCTGATCTGTCATATAGCTTATAACAAACCGCCACGCACCAGAAAAGAGCGTGCAGACGGCGTCAAAAAGCGAGACTTTTTGAGCAAATACTCCGATAAAGCAAGAGGGGTTTTATTAAAACTTATTGATAAATATGCAGATAACGGCATAAATGACTTAGAAAATATAAATGTGTTAAAAAATGATCCGTTTAGAGATATGGGTGGGATGCTAGAAATAGTAAATGATTTTTTTGGTGGAAAAGAGAAGTATTTTGAAGCCATAAAAGAACTTGAAAAAGAAATTTATGCAGCATAAGGACAAATATGAGCTTAGGAAATTTTATAAAAAGACTACAAGACATTATGAGAAATGATGCAGGTATCAACGGAGATGCCCAAAGAATAGAACAAATAACGTGGATATTGTTTTTAAAAATTTACGATGCAAAAGAGAGCGAATGGGAGATCGATGACGATAACTATCGCTCTATTATGCCAACAAATTTGCGCTACTCCAGCTGGGCGATAGATAACAAAGACGGCAAGGCATTAACCGGCGACGAACTTTTAAATTTTGTAAATAACGAGCTTTTCGTAACTCTAAAAAATATCACCATCACCCCACAGACCACTACTCGCCAAGCCATCGTAAAAAAGGCATTTGAGGACAATAATAACTACATGAAAGACGGAGTTTTGCTTCGTCAAGTGATAAACGTGATAAACGAGCTAAATTTTGAAAATTTTAAAGAGAGACACGCGTTTGGCGAAATTTATGAAACGATATTAAAAAGCTTGCAAAGCGCTGGAAACGCCGGAGAGTTTTATACGCCGCGCGCCGTGACCGACTTTATGGCTAAGATGATTAGGCCTAAAATTGGAGAAAAAGTTGCGGATTTTGCTTGCGGAACCGGCGGATTTTTAACATCGGCACTTAAAGAACTAGACTTGCAGATACAAACTGCAGACGAGAGAGAAATTTATAAAGATAGCGTCTATGGTATTGAGAAAAAGGCGTTACCGTTTTTGCTAAGCGCGACAAATTTATTATTGCACGACATTGACAATCCGCAAATTTACCACGATAATGCACTAGAAAAGGATATTAGAGACTACACGCCAGAGGATAAATTTGATGTGATTTTGATGAATCCACCATACGGAGGCAGTGAAAAAGATAACATAAAAAGTAACTTTCCTATTGAGCTTAGAAGCTCAGAGACTGCGGATTTATTTATGAACGTCATAATGGCTAGGCTAAAATTTAAGGGTCGTGCAGCTGTTGTCTTGCCGGATGGATTTTTATTTGGTACCGACAATGCAAAGGTGGCTATAAAAACTAAACTCTTAAACGAATTTAACCTACACACTATCGTACGTTTGCCGCATTCAGTCTTTGCGCCATATACTTCAATTACGACAAATATTTTATTTTTTAACGCTAGTGAGCCGACAAGCAAAATTTGGTTTTACCGCCTGGATATGCCTGAAGGACAAAAAAATTTCAGCAAGACAAAGCCGATGAAGTTCGAGCATTTTACGCCCGTGATATCATGGTGGGATAATCGCGAAGAGATCAACATTGATGGCTTTGATAAGTCAAAATGCTTTACTATAAACGAGATAAAAGAGCGAAATTACAATCTTGATCTTTGCGGTTTTCCAAGTGAGAGCGAAGAGGTAAAAGACCCGTTTGTGCTAATAGCCGAATATCAAAAACATAGAGCGGAGCTAAATGCCAGCATCGATGATACGATCTCTAAAATTTTAGAGATATTAAATCAAAAGGCGTAAGATGACGGCACAACAGCTAAAAAACTCCATCTTAATTTTAGCAATCAGCGGTAAATTAGTACCGCAAGATCCGCATGACGAACCGGCATCTAAGCTAGTAGAGCAAATTCGAAAGGAAAAGGATAGGCTTATAAAAGAGAAAAAGATCAAGCCGTCAAAATTTGATAGCATTATCTTCAAAGGTGAAGATAATTTACATTATGAGAAGATAGGCAGAGAAACTCGCTGCATCGAAGATGAAATTCCGTTTGAGATACCGAGTAGCTGGACATGGGCGAGATTGAGGGAAGTTGTTTTAAGTAATATTGGTGGCGGAACTCCATCAAAAAGCAATCCTAACTATTGGAATGGAAATATCAGTTGGGCTAGTGTTAAAGATTTAGCCATGGATAGTTTGAATTTAAAAAACACATTTGATAAAATTTCAGAGCTAGGACTTCGCAATTCAACGTCAAACCTTATTCCGAGTGGAACTATTATTATATGCGCCAGAATGGGTCTTGGCAAAATAGTTATTTCCGACATAGATGTTGCTATAAACCAAGATTTAAGAGCATTGATATTTTCAAATTTCATTTTTAAAAAGTATTTTGTTTATTTCTATAAAACGTTAAAATTCAATGGACAAGGATTGACTGTTAAAGGTATTACATTAGATGAAATTTACAATATCTTAATCCCCCTCCCGCCACTGCAAGAGCAAAAACGTATAGTAGATAAGCTTGAAGAGATATTGCCGCTTGTTGAAAAGTATAAAGAAGATAAAGAAAAGCTAGACGAGTTAAATTTAAACTTTCCGTTAAAACTTAAAAAATCCATACTTGACTATGCTATCAAAGGTAAGCTCGTAGAACAAAATTTAGAAGATGAAAGCGTAGAAATACTGCTTCAAAAGATAAGAGAAGAAAAGCAAAGACTAATTAAAGACAAAAAGCTAAAAGCCGATAAATTCCCTCAATCTACTATTTTTATAGGTGAAGATAATTCCCCTTATGAGAAGATAGGCAGAGAAACTCGTTGCATCGCAGATGAAATTCCGTTTGAGATACCGAAGAATTGGGCGTGGGTGAGGCTGGGGGAAGTTTGCGATATTATCAATGGCTTTACACCACTGCGATCAAATGCGGATTTTTGGCAAAATGGAGATATTCCTTGGTTTACAATTGATGATATGAGAGAATGTGGTAAGCAAATATCATCAACTAGACAATTTATCTCACAAAAAGCTATTGGAGAAAATTCTAAACGTTTGCTTCCACCAAATTCTATTCTACTATGCTGTACGGCTTCGATTGGAGAATACGCCATAACAAAAATTCCACTTACTACCAATCAGCAATTTAATGGCATTGTTATAAAAACCAAATATAAAATTTTTTGTAATGCTAAATTTCTCTTTTGGGTGATGCCGACATTAAAAAGTACACTTTTAAATTTAGCAGGCAAAACTACATTTGAATTTGTTTCTGTTCAAAAAGTTTCTCAAATTTTAATTCCCCTTCCGCCACTACCCGAACAAAAACGTATAGTCGCAAAGATAGAAGAGCTTTTAAAATTCGTAGACATTTTGTGAAGTAGCCTAAAGTAGGCTACCAGTCTATCACGCTATCTATTAGCTCACGTTGCTCGGCGGCCGTTCTGCGTAGATAAATTCGCGTAGTTTGGATGCTAGTATGCCCCATCAAGTCAGCCAAGAACGCGATGTCGTTGCAACTAGCTAAGAAATTTTTAGCAAAAAGATGACGAAAAGAATGCGGATAAATAACCGACTGATCAAGTCCGTAGATCCTAGCAAATTTCTTAAGTTCACTAGCTATTCCACGCGGCGTAATGGGTTTGCTAAATCTGTTTAAAAATATAAAGCCGCTTTCTATGCCGCTCTCATCGAGCCACTTTTTTGCCGAGACTTGCAAAGATTTGGGAATATAAATTCGTCGCATTTTTGCACCCTTTGAGTATATGTCAAAGTAGCCAATCACAACATGCTCAGCTTTAAATTTAACTAGTTCGCTTACACGCACGCCAGTAGCCGCCAAAAACCGCACGACAAAATACCATTTTTTGTGCCCATTTTTTAGCAGGCAAGACTTAAAGTACTCATAGTCTGCCTTGCTGATAATGTTTTGCAAAAAACTTTTTTGTTGAACTTTGACAAAACTTAACTGTAGCTTGGGCTTTTTTATGCTTTGAAGGTAGCAGTTAATCGCGCGAAGTCTTAAATTTACTGTCTTTGGGCTGTTGTTTTCTATGAGGTAGAGCTTGTAAGCTTGCAAATTTTGTCGCGAAATATCATCATAGCGACTTAAATACTGCTTTAGAGCAAATATGTAGGCAAAAATAGTATTTTGCGACAAATTTTGGTTCGTTAGATAAGTTTTAAACTGATTTATCATAGTAAAGTCTCCTTTACTATGATTATAAATTCAAGATTTTAAAAGCGGTAATAACGATTCTATTTTTTTGACTATTTGCTTTTGCTCGGACAGGGGCGGAAGGGCTATAATTATGGTTTTAACGGCATTTAAACTAACACCAGAGATAATACCCGATATCTTTTGCGTAAAACTATCTAGGAAAATTTGACTTTGCAAATAATAAAATATAAATTTTGAATTTACCAGTAATGGATTAAAGCAACATAGTTTATTGCCAAAACACACATCGTAATTAAGATAACCTATCTTTTTACCGGCACTTCCACCTTCTACGCAAAGCAAAACGCTATCTTTTGGAGCGACCTTGAATTTACTTTCGTTAAAAGGAATTTTTACGCTATTTTCATAATTTATCACGCCATCAAAGCCGACATCTTTTGTAGCTATGTAGTGTCTACCATCTTTTAAATTCGTATATTTTGCCAATTTTTGAGCTTGATTTATACTATCGCCAGTATAAATCAAACCAACTTCCCCCAGCCTCACCCACGCCCAATTCTTCGGTATCTCAAACGGAATTTCATCTGCGATGCAACGAGTTTCTCTGCCTATCTTCTCATAAGGGGAATTATCTTCACCTATAAAAATAGTAGATTGAGGGAATTTATCGGCTTTTAGCTTTTTGTCTTTAATTAGTCTTTGCTTTTCTTCTCTTATCTTTTGAAGCAGTATTTCTACGCTTTCATCTTCTAAATTTTGTTCTACGAGCTTACCTTTGATAGCATAGTCAAGTATGGATTTTTTAAGTTTTAACGGAAAGTTTAAATTTAACTCGTCTAGCTTTTCTTTATCTTCTTTATACTTTTCAACAAGCGGCAATATCTCTTCAAGCTTATCTACTATACGTTTTTGCTCTTGCAGTGGCGGGAGGGGGATTAAGATATTGTAAATTTCATCTAATGTAATACCTTTAACAGTCAATCCTTGTCCATTGAATTTTAACGTTTTATAGAAATAAACAAAATACTTTTTAAAAATGAAATTTGAAAATATCAATGCTCTTAAATCTTGGTTTATAGCAACATCTATGTCGGAAATAACTATTTTGCCAAGACCCATTCTGGCGCATATAATAATAGTTCCACTCGGAATAAGGTTTGACGTTGAATTGCGAAGTCCTAGCTCTGAAATTTTATCAAATGTGTTTTTTAAATTCAAACTATCCATGGCTAAATCTTTAACACTAGCCCAACTGATATTTCCATTCCAATAGTTAGGATTGCTTTTTGATGGAGTTCCGCCACCAATATTACTTAAAACAACTTCCCTCAATCTCGCCCATGTCCAGCTACTCGGTATCTCAAACGGAATTTCATCTTCGATGCAGCGAGTTTCTCTGCCTATCTTCTCATAATGTAAATTATCCAGGCTTGACAATTTTGGATCAAACCTTGTTTTTAATTGTATTAAAAGATTTAATCTCTTATCCATTAAAACAATATAGTTATAATTATGCTATAATAATGCTAATTTAAAGGAGAACTGATGCCTCAAATAGTACCTATAAGAGATTTAAGAAATACGAATGAAATTTCCCAACTTTGTCACGCCAAAGACGAGCCGATATTCGTTACCAAAAACGGATATGGCGATCTGGTCGTAATGAGTATGAAAACCTATGAGTCTTTAACTAAGATATCAGATATTGATAACGCTATATCGTCGTCTGAAGCTAAGATTAAAGATGAAGGATCTCTGCTGGATGCCAAAGATGCCCTAAAATCGCTTCGTGGAAAGTATTTTGAGTAGTTATAGGGTTAAAATTTCGCCTCAGGCTTACGAAGAGCTAGATGGTATATATAAATATATAGCTACAAATTTATCTAATCCTACCGCCGCATTTAGTAAACGAGATGGAGACCGCTATACTAAGCTTAGATGAGATGCCTTATAGGGGAGCTACTAGAAAAGTGGGTATATATGCAAATGCTGGCTATAGGCAGCTTTTCATAGAAAACTATACTATAGTCTATAGGATAGATGAAGGCAAGAAGCTCGTGATTATAGTTACGGTTAGATATACGCCTAGTGTTTTGTAACAAAGAAGCATCTGTAAGACAAAAAACTCATATAAACTGATTAATTTTATAAAATAAACCAACCGCATATAAGCTTTTAACTCCCATCCGTTAAAAGCTTCCTATTAAAAAACTTAGACGTTTTATCGACAAAAAATCATTTTCGAGCGATAAAGTTTCGTCTAAGTTTTCATATTTTTCTTTTGCCCGGTCAAAGAAAAATATCGGCCGTCTGCCAAGACCTTACAGCAAACTCATTTGAGTTTGCTAAGTAAGTATTAACATATTGTCCTATGTGGGGGTTATTTGTTCTTAATATTCTGATAAATGGTATCAAGCTCTAATACTATATGATGGAATTATAAGCGATTGTTTTTTATTAAGTTAAAGTAAATTTTGGTTTATAGGGAAATTGACTTTTATTTTTTATTTGATATTTTAGCACAAATTTTCAAAATTAAGATATTGCTAGTTTTCTTATAGTATAAATAAAGATTAAAGTAGAGATTGTTTTTGAGCAAGAAATAAGAATCAAAAAAAGAGTATTTTGTGCAGAGTTAATATTATTTGATAAAACAAGCATCGCTATAATATAGCCGTATTCATTTTTGTAGTCGTATTAAAAATCTCGATTTTTCGTGTTAAAATTAAAATATATTTATACCCTAACGATCTTATTTCTTTCCAAATTATTAACGGTCGTATTTGCAAAAAGCCCCGATTTTAGAATCAACAAAGCTTAATATTTTCTTCTGTATTGACTTGAGTGTTTGCTAGATAGTTAATCTTGCTCACACTATCGCTACTCTTTTGCCGCAAGCTTTTATGTAGTTAAAGAATGTTTTGTATTTTATATTATACGCTCCGCTTTCTATTCTGGCTACAGCTGATTGGGTTATGCCCATCCTTTTAGCTACTTCGCTTTGAGTTAGTCCGGCTTTGTTTCTAGCGTCTATTAAAGCTTCTATGGCTTTATATTCGTCCTCCAGCGCATCGTATTGCGCTTTAAATTCCGGATTTTTTAGCTCCTCTTTTAAAACTTCTCTAAAATTAACGGTTCCCATCTTTAAACTCCTTTAATCTTTGTTCTGCCAAATTTAATATACTTTTAGGCGTCTTTTGTGTTTTTTTAACAAAAGTTAGTAGGATTATTATTCTTTTACCGATTTCATAACAATATATGCTTCTAGCTATTCCTTCTATTCCTTCATCAGACTTTATACGTATCTCAAATAGTCCGTCCTTTAGGCTTTGGTGTACGGCTCCCCCATAGTATTGCCTCTGGCCTCTAGAAGCTCGAACATTTTATAGCCTCTTTGTCTGAGCCCAGTCGGCAATCCCAAGAACTCATCTTTTATGGCTTCGTTAGCAAACTCTACGCTCCACATCGCAACCCTTTTTCGTATAACTAAACTATATTATACCATATATGATATAAAATGCGGTTTATTTCATGCGCCGATTTGATTGGCGTCTTAATGTTAAATTACTCATACAACATCTCCACCATCTCTCTTCCACTATCTGGCATTAGTTTCGCGTATCTTAGAGTATGATTGATATCCGAGTGGTTCATTAGCTTTTTTATCGTTAGTATCGGAGTGCCTTTTATAGCAAGATGCGAAGCGAACGTATGCCTAAGGGTATGAATAACTACTCTATTGGTTGCGTCGCTTATATCTAAATTTTGATTAAAAAGCTTATTTAAAAGTGGTTGTAAAACATTTTGAATAGTGGCTTTGGGTTTATTTACTAAAAAGTCGTTAGGAGATATGGTGGTATAAATTTGATTTATCATTTCTAATGCTCTTTTGCTTAAAAATCCAGTATATGTGCTCTTTGTTTTAAAATCGCTAATAGTAACTGACTTAGTCGAAAGTGACAAATCCTTTTTCTTAATATTTAAAACCCCTTCTAATCTAGCACCTGTACAAAGCGCAAGTTCAACGAACAGCTCTAAGGCAAAATCTTCTTTGGCTGCTACTTCTTTACGTAAAAGCTCTATCTCTATAAGCTCTAAAAATCTCTCTCGTTTATTGTTTGGTTTTTTTAGCTCTATCTTGTATGGGCTAATGTGACTTATGAGATCATTCTTTATGGCATGGTTAAAAATCGTCCTAGCGATACCCATTATAGCGTTTATCCTAGATTGTGACAGTTTGCGTTTAGTTTTAGGAGATACCATCTGCGAAATATCCTTATGATGCTCGTTTATCATTTCAGGAGTGATCTGAGTCGTAGCTAGACTGCCTAATTTATCCTTGTGGTAAATCTCATAATCTCGTCTTTGCTCTTTTATGTTTGTAGCGTTATCAGGTTCTTTTTCTAGCTTGTAGTTAAAAAAG includes these proteins:
- a CDS encoding class I SAM-dependent DNA methyltransferase; protein product: MSLGNFIKRLQDIMRNDAGINGDAQRIEQITWILFLKIYDAKESEWEIDDDNYRSIMPTNLRYSSWAIDNKDGKALTGDELLNFVNNELFVTLKNITITPQTTTRQAIVKKAFEDNNNYMKDGVLLRQVINVINELNFENFKERHAFGEIYETILKSLQSAGNAGEFYTPRAVTDFMAKMIRPKIGEKVADFACGTGGFLTSALKELDLQIQTADEREIYKDSVYGIEKKALPFLLSATNLLLHDIDNPQIYHDNALEKDIRDYTPEDKFDVILMNPPYGGSEKDNIKSNFPIELRSSETADLFMNVIMARLKFKGRAAVVLPDGFLFGTDNAKVAIKTKLLNEFNLHTIVRLPHSVFAPYTSITTNILFFNASEPTSKIWFYRLDMPEGQKNFSKTKPMKFEHFTPVISWWDNREEINIDGFDKSKCFTINEIKERNYNLDLCGFPSESEEVKDPFVLIAEYQKHRAELNASIDDTISKILEILNQKA
- a CDS encoding restriction endonuclease subunit S, which gives rise to MTAQQLKNSILILAISGKLVPQDPHDEPASKLVEQIRKEKDRLIKEKKIKPSKFDSIIFKGEDNLHYEKIGRETRCIEDEIPFEIPSSWTWARLREVVLSNIGGGTPSKSNPNYWNGNISWASVKDLAMDSLNLKNTFDKISELGLRNSTSNLIPSGTIIICARMGLGKIVISDIDVAINQDLRALIFSNFIFKKYFVYFYKTLKFNGQGLTVKGITLDEIYNILIPLPPLQEQKRIVDKLEEILPLVEKYKEDKEKLDELNLNFPLKLKKSILDYAIKGKLVEQNLEDESVEILLQKIREEKQRLIKDKKLKADKFPQSTIFIGEDNSPYEKIGRETRCIADEIPFEIPKNWAWVRLGEVCDIINGFTPLRSNADFWQNGDIPWFTIDDMRECGKQISSTRQFISQKAIGENSKRLLPPNSILLCCTASIGEYAITKIPLTTNQQFNGIVIKTKYKIFCNAKFLFWVMPTLKSTLLNLAGKTTFEFVSVQKVSQILIPLPPLPEQKRIVAKIEELLKFVDIL
- a CDS encoding tyrosine-type recombinase/integrase, which gives rise to MINQFKTYLTNQNLSQNTIFAYIFALKQYLSRYDDISRQNLQAYKLYLIENNSPKTVNLRLRAINCYLQSIKKPKLQLSFVKVQQKSFLQNIISKADYEYFKSCLLKNGHKKWYFVVRFLAATGVRVSELVKFKAEHVVIGYFDIYSKGAKMRRIYIPKSLQVSAKKWLDESGIESGFIFLNRFSKPITPRGIASELKKFARIYGLDQSVIYPHSFRHLFAKNFLASCNDIAFLADLMGHTSIQTTRIYLRRTAAEQRELIDSVIDW
- a CDS encoding restriction endonuclease subunit S, producing the protein MSSLDNLHYEKIGRETRCIEDEIPFEIPSSWTWARLREVVLSNIGGGTPSKSNPNYWNGNISWASVKDLAMDSLNLKNTFDKISELGLRNSTSNLIPSGTIIICARMGLGKIVISDIDVAINQDLRALIFSNFIFKKYFVYFYKTLKFNGQGLTVKGITLDEIYNILIPLPPLQEQKRIVDKLEEILPLVEKYKEDKEKLDELNLNFPLKLKKSILDYAIKGKLVEQNLEDESVEILLQKIREEKQRLIKDKKLKADKFPQSTIFIGEDNSPYEKIGRETRCIADEIPFEIPKNWAWVRLGEVGLIYTGDSINQAQKLAKYTNLKDGRHYIATKDVGFDGVINYENSVKIPFNESKFKVAPKDSVLLCVEGGSAGKKIGYLNYDVCFGNKLCCFNPLLVNSKFIFYYLQSQIFLDSFTQKISGIISGVSLNAVKTIIIALPPLSEQKQIVKKIESLLPLLKS
- a CDS encoding type II toxin-antitoxin system prevent-host-death family antitoxin, with translation MPQIVPIRDLRNTNEISQLCHAKDEPIFVTKNGYGDLVVMSMKTYESLTKISDIDNAISSSEAKIKDEGSLLDAKDALKSLRGKYFE
- a CDS encoding type II toxin-antitoxin system RelE/ParE family toxin; its protein translation is METAILSLDEMPYRGATRKVGIYANAGYRQLFIENYTIVYRIDEGKKLVIIVTVRYTPSVL
- a CDS encoding helix-turn-helix domain-containing protein; the encoded protein is MGTVNFREVLKEELKNPEFKAQYDALEDEYKAIEALIDARNKAGLTQSEVAKRMGITQSAVARIESGAYNIKYKTFFNYIKACGKRVAIV
- a CDS encoding type II toxin-antitoxin system RelE/ParE family toxin; protein product: MRIKSDEGIEGIARSIYCYEIGKRIIILLTFVKKTQKTPKSILNLAEQRLKEFKDGNR
- a CDS encoding tyrosine-type recombinase/integrase; the encoded protein is MAGKLKNYNLSFGVNKYPGIFFNNLANGDVVFYMRVTLEGKKANVKIGSKSEGVNITYAYNKKKEFDAKQRNGELPDSISKKIVAKNNKNSLKFDEIADAFFNYKLEKEPDNATNIKEQRRDYEIYHKDKLGSLATTQITPEMINEHHKDISQMVSPKTKRKLSQSRINAIMGIARTIFNHAIKNDLISHISPYKIELKKPNNKRERFLELIEIELLRKEVAAKEDFALELFVELALCTGARLEGVLNIKKKDLSLSTKSVTISDFKTKSTYTGFLSKRALEMINQIYTTISPNDFLVNKPKATIQNVLQPLLNKLFNQNLDISDATNRVVIHTLRHTFASHLAIKGTPILTIKKLMNHSDINHTLRYAKLMPDSGREMVEMLYE